From the Lolium rigidum isolate FL_2022 chromosome 2, APGP_CSIRO_Lrig_0.1, whole genome shotgun sequence genome, one window contains:
- the LOC124688162 gene encoding UDP-glycosyltransferase 92A1-like encodes MAMASNKHVVLFPFPGQGHLVSFLEAARLLRRVLPGDVSITLVSTPRNVAALRASTSTSSPSLDISFHALPFVPADHGLPADCESTSSLPPPAYLTLFEAFESLEPAFDAYISRLVADNESVCVIADVFVAWTVGVARRRGCANAVFVSCGAFGTAILHALWKNMPALPFGDDGLLRLPEHPEVELHRSQMSVVFLSSPSPGMDRMIAFHDRQIQHGYLTDAVLMNTVQELEPTGLAMVRRTLGRQVPVCSIGPLVRDGSAHAATDDGAAVMRWLDSQPPSSVLYISFGSQNSVRRKQMMELATALESTGRPFIWAFRPPVGIDPNIDGGEEWLPAGFEARARAANRGLLVHGWAPQVSILAHGSTGAFLSHCGWNSVLESLTHGVPIVGWPLSAEQFYNVKTLAEEWGVCVEVARGNLESSAVESCKVAEGIETMMGAEVRRRVAEVQEVMKRAWAEDGGSSRAALQEFLAAMRLH; translated from the coding sequence ATGGCCATGGCCAGCAACAAGCACGTCGTGCTGTTCCCCTTCCCCGGCCAGGGCCACCTCGTCAGCTTCCTTGAAgcggcccgcctcctccgccgcgtcctcCCCGGCGACGTCTCCATCACCCTCGTCTCAACCCCGCGCAACGTCGCCGCCCTCCGCGCTTCCACCTCCACGTCGTCCCCATCGTTGGACATCAGCTTCCACGCGCTGCCGTTCGTCCCGGCCGACCACGGGCTTCCCGCGGACTGCGAGTCCACCAGCTCCCTCCCGCCCCCGGCGTACCTGACGCTCTTCGAGGCCTTCGAGTCCCTCGAGCCCGCCTTCGACGCCTACATCTCCCGCCTTGTCGCCGACAACGAGTCCGTCTGCGTCATCGCCGACGTGTTCGTCGCGTGGACGGTGGGTGtcgcgcgccgtcgcggatgcgcAAACGCCGTCTTCGTGTCGTGCGGCGCGTTCGGCACGGCCATCCTGCACGCCCTGTGGAAGAACATGCCGGCGCTGCCTTTCGGCGACGACGGCCTGCTCCGCCTGCCGGAGCACCCGGAGGTGGAGCTCCACCGGTCTCAGATGTCGGTGGTGTTCCTCTCCAGTCCATCCCCCGGCATGGACCGCATGATTGCGTTCCACGACCGGCAGATACAGCACGGGTACCTGACGGACGCGGTGCTGATgaacacggtgcaggagctggagCCGACCGGGCTGGCCATGGTGCGCCGCACTCTCGGAAGGCAGGTCCCGGTCTGCTCCATCGGCCCTCTCGTCCGCGATGGTTCAGCGCATGCAGCGAccgacgacggcgccgccgtcaTGCGCTGGCTAGACTCGCAGCCACCGTCGTCCGTTCTGTACATATCGTTCGGGTCGCAGAACTCGGTACGCCGGAAGCAGATGATGGAGCTGGCAACGGCACTGGAGTCGACCGGGCGGCCTTTCATCTGGGCCTTCCGGCCGCCGGTGGGGATCGACCCCAATATCGATGGCGGCGAAGAGTGGCTTCCGGCAGGGTTCGAGGCGCGGGCGCGCGCTGCCAACCGCGGTCTCCTGGTCCACGGATGGGCGCCGCAGGTGAGCATCCTCGCGCACGGCTCCACGGGGGCGTTCCTTAgccactgcgggtggaactcggTGCTGGAGAGCCTGACGCACGGCGTGCCCATCGTCGGCTGGCCGCTCTCGGCGGAGCAGTTCTACAACGTCAAGACGCTGGCGGAGGAGTGGGGCGTGTGCGTGGAGGTGGCGCGGGGGAACCTCGAGAGCTCGGCCGTGGAGAGCTGCAAGGTGGCAGAGGGTATCGAGACGATGATGGgggcggaggtgcggcggcgaGTGGCGGAGGTCCAGGAGGTGATGAAGAGGGCATGGGCGGAGGACGGCGGGTCGTCCAGGGCGGCGCTGCAAGAGTTCTTGGCAGCCATGCGCTTGCACTGA